From the genome of Treponema peruense:
ACAAGAATGCGCAGTTCGCGACCAGCCTGAATGGCATACGCCTGTTCTACACCGGGGAACTTTTTGGCAGTTTCTTCAAGGTTTTCGAGCCTGTTGGTATAATTGTCAACTGTCTCGCGGCGTGCACCCGGGCGTGCTGCACTTATAGCATCTGCAATCTGTACGATAACAGCTTCAATAGTCTGTGGCTCGCAGTCGTTGTGGTGGGCTGCAATTGCGTTTACTACGCGGGCATCTTCACCCATCTTTCTTGCCATTTCGGCACCGACTTCTGCGTGGTTCTGGTCGCTGTCGTTTTCTGCACCCTTACCGATGTCGTGAAGAAGTGCGGCTCTTTTGGCCAGTTCCCTGTTTGCCCCGACTTCAGAAGCCAGAAGACTTGCAATTTCTGCAACTTCCTTTGAGTGCGTAAGAACGTTCTGTCCGTAACTTGTGCGGAAGTAAAGGCGTCCGATAGCGCGTACCCCGTCCTGGCCCATGTTGTGGATTCCAAGATCAAAGAGTGCCTTTTCGCCTTCTTCGTAAATCTTCTGCTGTATTTCGCGTGTTACTTTCTGGACGATTTCTTCGATTCTTGCCGGGTGAATGCGTCCGTCGGTAATAAGCCTTTCGAGCGAAACCTTTGCAATCTCTTTTCTTACCGGGTCAAAGCAACTTATTACAACCGCTTCCGGGGTATCGTCAATAATAATATCTACACCTGTAAGGGTTTCAAGGGTGCGGATATTGCGTCCCTCACGGCCGATAATTCTTCCCTTCATTTCATCGCTCGGAAGTGACACTGTAGAAACTGTAATGTCTCCTGTGGTTTCAGTGGCGATTCTCTGGATTGCAGTAATAAGAATTTCCTGTGCTTTCTTTTCTGCAGTGAGCTGTGCTTCCTGGTCAACTTTGTTAAGAAGAGCCTGGGCATCATGACGTGCTTCATTTTCAAGATTCTTGATAATGAGAGACTTTGCTTCTTCTGCTGTAAAACCAGAAATGCGTTCAAGTTCAGAGCGAAGGCTTTCTTCCTGAACAGCCATTGCATCTTCACGCTTCTGCATTTCAATTATTCTTGCAGCAATTTCCTTGTCTTTTTTGTCGAATTCCTGACTTCTCTGGTCAAGGAGTTCTTCTTTTTTGCTTACACGACTTTCATAGCGCTGAAGTTCGGTACGGCGTTCACGGTTCTCCCGCTCCTGCTGGTTTCGATCCTGAATGAGTTGTTCTTTTGCCTGAAGCAGAATCTCTTTTTTCTGAGCCTCGGCTTCTTTTATAGCATCCTGTTTAACGCGCTCAGCTTTCTGTTCTGAGGCGGAAAGTTGAAATCTGGCATAAATCCAGCGAATTGTCCATCCAAGAAGAATTCCTGCAACGGGGAGAATGATGTACATTACCATGGGTGACATTACATTTTTCTCCTTATTTTATAATGGAATAGTTCAATGTTATATAGTAATATATAGAAAAAATATTGTCAAATAGAAAATAGTTCGATTGTTCAAAAAAATTAACTAAATATTTACATGTACTTTGCTATTTGAAAAAAAAGTATTAATATATAAGTGTATGCGTGTTACTGAAAAAGAGATTTCTGCGATGAAATTCCTGCGGACATACTGCAGCCTTTTCACACTCAAGGGAATGAAAAAAATACTTAACGAATCTGGAATTCCCGCTACTCTTGACGATACAAGAGATTTTCTTGAGGGAAATCCGAATGTGCTTGCGCTCAACAACAGCCGCTACATCACCAGGGCAGGTGCTTTTTCACATGAAATATTCAGTATACTTCCCACTGCACGTGAATTTGAACAGGGTGTTTTTATTCCGGGTTCAAGATGCATGCCTTTTGTTGATTCAGACAGGATTTCATCTTTGTTTTCATTTTATGCCGGTGACAAAAAACTCGGTCGCAAAGTAGCCGAATTTGACAGCGACGATGCCATAGACATGTTCCTCATGTACGGTGAAGAATACGCGCCGCAGTACATTTCGGCAGATCCTGCAAATGCTGATCTTGACATGGTGGACAGAAACTTTGAGCTTCCTGCAAAAGTGAAACTTACCGGAATAGACATTTCTTACCTCAAGCAGAAGTTCGGTTTTAAAAAAGGTGACAGAATTCTTTGCTGCGTAACCGACTGGGATGCCGGGAGAATAAACATTGCCGTTTCGCGTACTTCCGTAAACGATTTTGACCGCGGAGAAATTGGTGAAATGAGGCTGGGCTGGTATGCGCTTTTGGAAAAATATCTTCTTGAAAGCTTTGAGCGTTTTGGTCCGCAGGCTACAATAGAGGATCAGCTTACAAAAGTTATGTTCGAGCACCGCCAGAAACTCTGCGTTCCGTACTGCGGTTCGATAGAGGAATATATTTCAACCTATGCAAAAAAAGTCGGCCTCCAGCATTACGGGGTCGAAACGCGGCTGTGGTACAAAGACCAGGATGTTCCGGCTTTCGGAAAATGGAATATTACGGAATACCGGGCACATGCAAAATCTGTTTCGGCTTTTCCGCTCAAGGATTTTCTGCTTGCTGCTGTTCCGGACTATGTTATGGACGAATATGTTGCTGACGGTTTTTTTACAAGAAGCAAAAATATTGTGTCTGATGTAATTGATTCACTCTGCCAGGGTGAAGTGACGCTTGATGATGAAGATATAAGAGCCCTGTCCTTGAATTTGAAGGGTAGAGGTGATATAATTTCGCCCGCTTACAACTGGTTTTCTGATCAGGTTTTGGGACCTGTACGCCATAAAGCGCTGTCTTTGTTCGGAAAAATAAACATGCTTGTTACGAAGGCAGACTACTATGGTGCAGGTGCAGAAACTCCCTTCCAGCAGGATCTGGTAATTCTTTCGCAGTTATATTCGCATCTTTTGAGAATGATCGAGACAATTGCCTTTGATGCCGAAGCAGAGTCCGGTGCAGAAGCTTTTCTTCTTTCGCTGGACGGAATGGAGTGGAACTTTGAGGATATAGAAGATTCGGTTATGGCTTCAATAGAAAAAGCCAGGCTTGCTTCCTTCAAGGTTGTACAGCATTTTTGAAACAGTCTTCAAATATTTTTATAGGAGTGTGGATAAAAAATCCGCCGGTTGGCGTCGGGTTTTTTATCTTAAAGTTTGCGTTGCAAACTTTCTTATTGAACTGCGTTTTTCACTTCGTTACAAAACGCGGTAAAAATATTTTCGGCTGTTTAAACAGTCTTCAAATATTTTTATAGGAGTGTGGATAAAAAATCCGCCGGTTGTCGTCGGCTTTTTTATATAAAAGTGAACATTTATAGGAGTATTTTATGATCGGGGATTTTTCTGTTAGTTCGCTGCTGGAAAAGGGAGATGTTTTTTCTGACGTCAGGGGAAGTACTGCTGCCGAAATCTATGATTTTGTGTGTTCTTCTGCAAAACTTCCCGAAGGACTGGACGCGCAGGTGCTCAAAAACGAACTTGTGCAGAGGGAACTTGTGCTGAGTACTGCCGTAGGAAACGGTATTGCCATTCCACACCCCAGAAGACCCCTGCTGAAAAACACCGATGACGCACGCATTATAGTATGCTTTCCAAAAGTTCCTGTAGAAATGGAGTCTCCCGACGGACTGAGCGTTTACGCAATGTTTATTCTTCTGTCTGACTCAACACAGTCACATATACACACCCTTTCTGCTCTGGCAAAACTTTTCAGGGACGTTTCTTTCAGAAAAATTCTTTCGTCAAAGCCTTCAAAAAAGGTTCTTGTCGAAGAGATACGCTCACGTGGGTTTTAAGTCGGTTGATTTAAATAATAAAAGAGAGTATTATTAAAAAGTTGATATATATCAATTTATATAGGAGTGTAAGATAAAATCTGCACAAATGGTGCAGCTTTTATCTACCCAACGTTTGCGTGGCAAACGTCAATATAAACTTTACATTCTCACTTCGTTGCGAATGTATGTAAATGTTCATTCCTAAATCTGAAGATTTACTCATGAACATTTATAGGAGTGTAAGATAAAATCTGCACAAATGGTGCAGCTTTTATCTACTCAACGTTTGCGTGGCAAACGTTATAATAAAATTGTACATTCTCACTTTGTTGCGAATGTACGTAAATGTTCATTCCTAAATCTGAAGATTTACTCATGAACATTTATAGGAGTATAACATGGACAAAAAGGGAATCGAGGCCGCTGCTCTTTCAATCCGCAGTCTTTCGATGGATGCAATTCAGAAGGCGAATTCCGGACACCCCGGTCTTCCTCTCGGAGCCGCAGAACTTGCGGCCGTTCTTTACGGTGATGTCATGAAGCACAATCCCGCCGACTCAAAGTGGGTAGACAGAGACCGCTTTGTTCTTTCTGCCGGACACGGTTCCATGCTTCTTTACTCCGTTCTTCATCTTGCCGGATACAAAGTGTCAATGGACGATATCAAGTCATTCCGCCAAGTTGGTTCAAAATGCCCGGGACATCCCGAGTACGGCGAAACTGACGGTGTTGAAAGCACTTCAGGCCCGCTCGGACAGGGAATTGCTGTTTCTGTCGGAATGGCCATAGCCGAGTCAATGCTTGCCGCACGCTTTAACACACCAAAGCACACTATTGTAGACCACTATACATATACACTTGTAGGCGAAGGCTGTCTTGAAGAGGGTGTTTCTTCCGAAGCATCATCTTTGGCTGGAAACCTTCACCTTGGAAAACTCATTGCTTTCTACGACGAAAATAAAATTTCCATTGACGGTAACACAGACATTACTTTTACTGACGATATTGCAAAGCGCTACGAGTCCTACGGCTGGCAGGTTCTTCGCGGTTCAATGTACAACATTGGCGAAATTGCAGACCTTGTAAAAATCGCAAAGACCGAAACACAGAAGCCGTCTCTCATTATTCTCAAGTCCGTAATCGGAAAAGGCGCTCCCAAACAGGGTACAGCAGATGTTCACGGTGCACCGCTTGGAGCAGAAGGATGCGCAGAAGCAAAGAGAAATCTCGGTCTTCCCGAAAACGAGCAGTTCTACGTTGTTCCTGAAGCATACGAATTCTTTGCAAAGAGAAGGGAAGAGCTTGCACAGGCAGAAGCCGACTGGAAGAAGGAATTTGACAGCTGGGCAAAAGAAAATCCTGAACTTGCCAAAAAGTGGGACGAATACTGGAACCAGAAGCCAACCGGAACAGCCGCTGCCCCTGAATACAAAGTTGGTGACAAACTTGCAACACGCGACGCAAGCGGAAAGAGCCTTAACTGCATGGCCGACCGCTATGAGTGGCTTGTAGGCGGTTCAGCAGACCTTCAGGGACCAAACAAGACAAAGGTAAAGAATGACGACGGAACATACAGCGCTTCAAACCGCAAGGGCCGCACAATAGAGTACGGAATCCGCGAGTTTGCAATGAGCCAGGTAATGAGCGGAATAAACCTTCACGGAGGTCTGCGTTCATTCGGTGCAACATTCCTTGTATTCTGCGATTATCTCAGACCGTCACTTCGTGTTGCTGCTCTGAGCCGCCTGCCAAATATCTATGTATTTACACACGATTCAATTTATGTAGGAGAAGACGGACCTACACACCAGCCGATCGAGTCCCTCGCTTCACTCAGATGTATTCCTAACGTTCAGGTTTTGAGACCGGGCGATGCAGAAGAGTCACAGACAGCATGGGAAATGGCTGTTGCAAGCAAGGATCATCCGGTTTGTATGGCATTTACAAGACAGGCTCTTACTGTTTATGAAAAAGCAGACAAGAACTGGCGCGAAACTGCCGCAAAGAAGGGTGCATATATTGTTGCAGAAGGTTCTTCTTCTCCTGACATTACTGTTCTTGCAACAGGTTCAGAAGTAGAGATGTCCCTTAAGGCAGCAGCTCTTGTTCCTTCAAAAAAGATTCGCGTTGTTTCTGTTCTTGACAAGAATCTCTTTGAAGCACAGGGCGATTCTTACCGCGATTCTGTAATTGGCGGTGCAAAACGCGTTGTTGTTGCAGAAGCCGGTTGCAGCATGGGCTGGGAAGGATATGCAAAGAAGTCTGATCTGTTTACAATAAACAGATTCGGTGAGTCCGGACCTGCAGCAAAGGTTGCCGAAGACCTCGGATTTACTGCAGAAAAACTTGCAGAACTTCTGGCTAAATAAATAAAAAATGCTGCCCGACGGGCAGCATTTTTTTTACGACTTTTAGCAAGCTAAAACTCGTAAAAAAAGGCTGTCCTTATGAAGTGTTGGATAACTTCTAAGACAGCCCCGCAATGTCAGTTGAAGAATTAAAACAGATTATCTGGCGGTACGCCTTTGTCTATTACAACAGACAGCGTGTAACAACAGTAAATACAGTCGGCTGGCCTCCTTCAATCTACAGGATTTTTTAACTTTATAAAATAGATCTTGAAACGAGTTCAGAATGACAGATTTATTCAGTATAGCGGTAATGCGGAATTTATTGCAAAATATCTTAATATTGAATTATTTCATTGAAAACTGTATTTTTTTATAATATAATAAACTTATGGCAGAATTAAAACTTTTTCCAATAGGGTTACAGGATTTTTCTCAGATACGAAGAAACGGTTATTATTATGTAGACAAAACAGACATTGTTTACAAAATGACACATACAGACCGCGTTTATTTTTTGAGTCGTCCGCGTCGTTTTGGAAAATCACTTTTGATTTCAACCTTGCGTGATTATTTTTTAGGCAAGAAAGAACTTTTTGAAGGACTTGCAATCGAAAAACTCGAAAAAGAATGGAAGCAATATCCTGTTTTTCATTTGAGTTTTGCAGGAACAAAATTTACAGATTTAAAAACGCTTCAGATTTATTTGAATGATATGCTTGGTGAGTTTGAAGAAAAATATCAGATTACAAATACAAACCAATATGAATGGGGCAGCCGTTTTAAAAAAATCCTTAAATCCACTTATGAACAAACAAAAACAGAACCTGTAGTTTTAGTTGACGAATACGATGCACCTCTTTTAGATACAATGGATAACCCCGAACTTCAGCTCGTTTTAAAACAGGAAATGCGAAAGTTGTTCAGTCCTCTGAAAGATATGGGCGGAATTCTGCGTTTTGTATTTTTGACAGGAATCAGCAAATTCAGTCAGCTGAGTATTTTCAGTGAATTGAATAATCTTAATGTAATTACGATGGATAATGAATATGCTTCAATCTGTGGAATTACAAAAGAAGAACTTTTTTCTCAAATGAAGCCGGAAATCCAGGCGCTTGCAGATAACAACAATATGACTTACGACCAAGCTTGTGCAGCTCTTACTCAAAAATATGACGGCTATCATTTTACAGAAAAGTCACCTGATATTTATAATCCGTTCAGTCTGATAAATGCACTCAGTAAAAAGGAATTAAAAAACTTCTGGTTTGCAACAGGAACACCGACAATTCTTACGCGTCTTATAAAAAAGTATAATATGGATCCTGAAAGTTTTGACAAAGGATTTCCTGCAACACTTGAAATGTTTGACGCTCCGACAGAAACGGCGACAGACCCTGTTCCAATGCTGTACCAGAGTGGATATCTTACAATAAAAAAATATGATTCACCTGAATATGTTTTAGGTTTTCCTAATGATGAAGTTCGTGACGGATTCTGTAAAGCTTTACTTCCTTACTACGCTACAGAACTTGTAAGTCAAAATGATATTTTTGTTATGAAATTGGGACGAGCTTTCCGTGAATCCCGTCTTGAAGACGCCCTAAAAGAGATGAAAGCATTTTTGTCTTCAATTCCGTATAATGCAGAAAAGCAGGATGAAAATCATTACAAAACTTTATTCTATTTAATTGCAAGATTGTGCACACCGTATGTTGTCAAGACAGAAGAATGTTCAGCCGCCGGCCGAAGTGATATGGTTATAGAAACAGAAAATGCAGTTTATGTTTTTGAATTCAAACTTGACGGAACAGTAGAAGAAGCACTCGCACAGATTGATTCAAAAGGATATCTGATTCCGTATTCAGTTACAAAAGATAAAAACGGCAATGACAAAAAGCTTGGTAAAAGTGGGCGTAAGTTTTGATGCAGAAAAGCGTACGTTAGGTGAGTGGAAGATTATAGAAAATTGAATTTAAGTTGTTAAATTTTTTGTTATGTGATAAACTAATCTTAATAAAATAAAAAGGAGAGTTAGATTATGCAGCGCGACATGTTCTGTTCTGAAATAACTGTCTCTTTTAATAATTCAATAGAAACTTTTAAGGCATATTCTTTATGTGAATGGGAATGTGCCTTTTTTTATTTAAAAACGAACAATATTGGAGGCAGAAAATGAAAATTTCTACAAAGTTTTTGGCATGTGCAGTTTCACTGATTGTACTTGGAATGGGAAAGACGGTTTGTGAAGAACCTCATGATTACCCGAGAAGCGTTGCAGTCGGCGACATAATTTACACAGACGGCACAACAAGTTCAAAAGACGCAGAACTTACATCAGGAAAAACACCGGTGGCAGTTGTGGCAGGTTTCAATGAAAACGGCGTAATGTTCGGACTTGGTCTTAAGCAAAGCAGTTCTTCTTTAATGTGGGCACCAGAAAATACAACAGGGTACAGTACAAAATTTACCGGAATTATTGCTTATTCAGATAGAACAGGAATTGGGTATGGAAGTATTGCAACAATTACAGGCGACAAAGACGGAAGCGACAACTGGGAATATGTAAAAAGCATAGATCCTGAAGGAACGGCAGCTGCTGAAACAAATTATCCTGCATTCAATTTTGCTGCAACCTATGCAGCAACAGCCGGAATTACCGGAGAATTTGCAGAAGGCTGGTATATGCCGTCTATTGCAGAACTGTGTGAACTTTACAAAAATAAAGATATATTGAATACATCACTTTCTAAATGCGGTGGAACTACGTTTGGGTACAGGTACTATTGGTCGTCGTCGCAGAGCAGTAGCAGCTACAACGCGTGGGTCCTCGACTTTGGCGATGGCATCCTCCACGACAACTACAAGTTCGCCATTGATTATGTTTGTTGTGTGCGGGCCTTTTAAAAGCGTTGTTGCTTAGCAACATAAGCGATTTAACTATTTAACTATTTATTTGGGGTTGTCTCAAAAGTACGAGACAGCCCCTTTTTTTTTACGAGTTTTAGCAAGCTAAAACTCGTAAAAAAAAGGATGCAGACAGCCCCCCTTATCTTATTCCGTTAAGGGAATCCTGCTTTTGTAGACGGAAAGTTCTTTTTCTATTTCATTTTTGCAGTGATGTTCGCCGCAGTTTATTCCGGGGCAGACATTGCTTTCGTTGTCCCACGCTTTTTGTGAAGAAAGAATTTTTGTCCAAAATGGATAGCTTCTGCACTGGGCAGGGCGCGCAGAATATGCTTCGCAGCCGTTGTTCCAAAAGATGCAGTCGCTTTTGTTTTTGTCACGCAGACACAAATATTTTGTTCCGCTGTCATCTTCAAGAAAGCGGCAGTACACTTTTATAAATTGTTCCGGTGTAAGCTGTGCCCATTGTGCGAGGGAATTCAAATCTTCACGGCTTAACAGAACGGCTCCTCCTTCAAAACGGCAGCATCTTGAACACTGTCTGCACGAAAAGTCCAGCCCGTTTTTATAAAATACATTTTCTTCCATAAACAATTCCCGTATTCAGTATGAATTTATTCCGCAGAATTCAAAAAGACAGAATTTCCTGAAAAATACCGATTGCAAACTGGTCGGTCATTCCGCTTATGAATTCAATTACGCATTTTTCATAGCTTTCAAGGTCATCAATGTCAAAAACATTTGGTGTGCAGTAACGCAGAATTTTTTTCTTAGCTTCGTCATAGTTTGAATATTTTATAAGCCAGTCTATAAAAGTTCTGCATAAAGTCGGGGTATAACGCAGGTGGTATTCCATGCGGCGCTTTTGGGCGTAAATCTGGCCGTCCATGAGCATTCTGTAAATGCAGCCAAGTATTTCCTGGGCATAGCGTTTGAATTCAACCAGGCGCCAGTTGTTGTAAATGCAGGCAAAACTGAATTTCTTGAGTTCCCTTATAAAATTGTAGTAAGGTTCGCTGAATGAAATTCCTGTTTCGGGGGAACTTTTTTCGCAAAGGTCAACAATCATGTCGTTTATAAGAACGGTTGTGTTTACAGCGCGTCCGGAACGGTGAACCCCGCTTGTTGTGTGGTCGGAATGTTTTTTGTTGGGACCAAAGCCCAGTGTTCCGGCTACGATTTCCTTGAGTTGTCTGTAACAGGCCATGTCTATTATATGGTATGAGCGTGCATCTTCAAGATCGCGTCCCAGAAATGCAATTTTGTCGCTTATTTTTACGACGCATCCTTCCCAGGTAAAAGGCTGTACGTAACCGGGGCGCTTTATAGAATACAAATCCATGGCTTCTTTTCTGGGGGATATTCCCTGCTGGTCAATTTCTCCGCAGTGGCATACAAGACCGTCACGCACGGCGTATGTAAGGTCAAGATTTTTTTCGTTACCTTCGGGATCCTGGAGCGTTTCTATAAAGTCTGCAAAGAAAAGGCTGTTCCTTTCATGCCAGAATTTTTTTGGTGCGTTAAGTCCTTCCTTTTGGTTTGAAATGAGCGAGTTGAGTATTTCTTCTCCGGTGTGGCCGAACGGTGCGTGACCTATGTCGTGGCCTATTGCTATTGCTTCGGTAAGTTCGCGGTTAAGTCCCAGATAGCGCGAGATTGTTGAACTGACGCTTGCTACGTGTGTGACGTGTTCAATTCTTGTGCAGATGTGGTCGTTCTGCGGTGCAAAGAAAACCTGGGTTTTGTGCTTGAGGCGCCTGTAGGCCTGGCAGTGCAGAAGCCGCGTATAATCACGGTCAAATTCTGAACGTATTTCGTTTCCCCTTTTGTAGAGGGAATTTTCTCTTTTTATGCACTGTTCCCATGCGGGATTTTTTTCGTCGGTTCTTACGCTTATGAATGAATCTTTCATGCAAAGATATTAACGCTACTTTTATTTTTTTACAAGTTGAATTATTATCATGGAATGACCAAGCCAGAACTCAGAAAAATTTCACGCAGCAGCGTCGCAGAACTTTCGGTTTTTGAAAAAAAAGAATATTCGTCAAAAGCCTGTTCATTTTTTTTACAGTCAGAATTATTCAGCACGAGTGACATAATTTTTTCTTACGCGGCAACATCTTCAGAAATTGATCCCCAGCTTATTTCAAGGGCTGCTCTTTCCAAAGGCAAAATACTTGCTTTTCCAAAAACTGTTCCCGGAACATCAGACATGGACTTTTATCTTGCGCCGCAGGAAAGGAAATTTGAATCTTTTTTTACAGAAGGTGCGTGGGGAATAAAAGAGCCTGATTGCGGTTGTGAACTTTTTTTACCTGAGTCTGAATCTTTTAAAAAAATATGCGCGCATAAAAAAATATGCGTCATTGTTCCGGGTGTGGCTTTTTCCTGTGGCGGAACACGACTGGGGCACGGAAAGGGATTTTATGACATTTACCTGGAGCGGCTTCTGAATGCTGCATGTCTCTGCGGTGCAGAAGTTTTTCTTGTCGGAATGTGTTTTTCATGTCAGCTGAGGGATTCTGTTCCGGCAGAAAGCCATGATGCCGTGATGAATTTTATTCTTAGCGAAAAATCATTTTTTAGTGTCGGCTGAAAATATTACAAAGGCC
Proteins encoded in this window:
- the rny gene encoding ribonuclease Y, whose protein sequence is MVMYIILPVAGILLGWTIRWIYARFQLSASEQKAERVKQDAIKEAEAQKKEILLQAKEQLIQDRNQQERENRERRTELQRYESRVSKKEELLDQRSQEFDKKDKEIAARIIEMQKREDAMAVQEESLRSELERISGFTAEEAKSLIIKNLENEARHDAQALLNKVDQEAQLTAEKKAQEILITAIQRIATETTGDITVSTVSLPSDEMKGRIIGREGRNIRTLETLTGVDIIIDDTPEAVVISCFDPVRKEIAKVSLERLITDGRIHPARIEEIVQKVTREIQQKIYEEGEKALFDLGIHNMGQDGVRAIGRLYFRTSYGQNVLTHSKEVAEIASLLASEVGANRELAKRAALLHDIGKGAENDSDQNHAEVGAEMARKMGEDARVVNAIAAHHNDCEPQTIEAVIVQIADAISAARPGARRETVDNYTNRLENLEETAKKFPGVEQAYAIQAGRELRILVNNEKIPDDQVKELAKQIAKQIETDLRYPGRIKITMIRETRIIEYAR
- a CDS encoding PTS sugar transporter subunit IIA, coding for MIGDFSVSSLLEKGDVFSDVRGSTAAEIYDFVCSSAKLPEGLDAQVLKNELVQRELVLSTAVGNGIAIPHPRRPLLKNTDDARIIVCFPKVPVEMESPDGLSVYAMFILLSDSTQSHIHTLSALAKLFRDVSFRKILSSKPSKKVLVEEIRSRGF
- the tkt gene encoding transketolase, with amino-acid sequence MDKKGIEAAALSIRSLSMDAIQKANSGHPGLPLGAAELAAVLYGDVMKHNPADSKWVDRDRFVLSAGHGSMLLYSVLHLAGYKVSMDDIKSFRQVGSKCPGHPEYGETDGVESTSGPLGQGIAVSVGMAIAESMLAARFNTPKHTIVDHYTYTLVGEGCLEEGVSSEASSLAGNLHLGKLIAFYDENKISIDGNTDITFTDDIAKRYESYGWQVLRGSMYNIGEIADLVKIAKTETQKPSLIILKSVIGKGAPKQGTADVHGAPLGAEGCAEAKRNLGLPENEQFYVVPEAYEFFAKRREELAQAEADWKKEFDSWAKENPELAKKWDEYWNQKPTGTAAAPEYKVGDKLATRDASGKSLNCMADRYEWLVGGSADLQGPNKTKVKNDDGTYSASNRKGRTIEYGIREFAMSQVMSGINLHGGLRSFGATFLVFCDYLRPSLRVAALSRLPNIYVFTHDSIYVGEDGPTHQPIESLASLRCIPNVQVLRPGDAEESQTAWEMAVASKDHPVCMAFTRQALTVYEKADKNWRETAAKKGAYIVAEGSSSPDITVLATGSEVEMSLKAAALVPSKKIRVVSVLDKNLFEAQGDSYRDSVIGGAKRVVVAEAGCSMGWEGYAKKSDLFTINRFGESGPAAKVAEDLGFTAEKLAELLAK
- a CDS encoding ATP-binding protein, whose product is MAELKLFPIGLQDFSQIRRNGYYYVDKTDIVYKMTHTDRVYFLSRPRRFGKSLLISTLRDYFLGKKELFEGLAIEKLEKEWKQYPVFHLSFAGTKFTDLKTLQIYLNDMLGEFEEKYQITNTNQYEWGSRFKKILKSTYEQTKTEPVVLVDEYDAPLLDTMDNPELQLVLKQEMRKLFSPLKDMGGILRFVFLTGISKFSQLSIFSELNNLNVITMDNEYASICGITKEELFSQMKPEIQALADNNNMTYDQACAALTQKYDGYHFTEKSPDIYNPFSLINALSKKELKNFWFATGTPTILTRLIKKYNMDPESFDKGFPATLEMFDAPTETATDPVPMLYQSGYLTIKKYDSPEYVLGFPNDEVRDGFCKALLPYYATELVSQNDIFVMKLGRAFRESRLEDALKEMKAFLSSIPYNAEKQDENHYKTLFYLIARLCTPYVVKTEECSAAGRSDMVIETENAVYVFEFKLDGTVEEALAQIDSKGYLIPYSVTKDKNGNDKKLGKSGRKF
- a CDS encoding Lcl domain-containing protein, whose amino-acid sequence is MKISTKFLACAVSLIVLGMGKTVCEEPHDYPRSVAVGDIIYTDGTTSSKDAELTSGKTPVAVVAGFNENGVMFGLGLKQSSSSLMWAPENTTGYSTKFTGIIAYSDRTGIGYGSIATITGDKDGSDNWEYVKSIDPEGTAAAETNYPAFNFAATYAATAGITGEFAEGWYMPSIAELCELYKNKDILNTSLSKCGGTTFGYRYYWSSSQSSSSYNAWVLDFGDGILHDNYKFAIDYVCCVRAF
- a CDS encoding YkgJ family cysteine cluster protein; protein product: MEENVFYKNGLDFSCRQCSRCCRFEGGAVLLSREDLNSLAQWAQLTPEQFIKVYCRFLEDDSGTKYLCLRDKNKSDCIFWNNGCEAYSARPAQCRSYPFWTKILSSQKAWDNESNVCPGINCGEHHCKNEIEKELSVYKSRIPLTE
- a CDS encoding deoxyguanosinetriphosphate triphosphohydrolase family protein — its product is MKDSFISVRTDEKNPAWEQCIKRENSLYKRGNEIRSEFDRDYTRLLHCQAYRRLKHKTQVFFAPQNDHICTRIEHVTHVASVSSTISRYLGLNRELTEAIAIGHDIGHAPFGHTGEEILNSLISNQKEGLNAPKKFWHERNSLFFADFIETLQDPEGNEKNLDLTYAVRDGLVCHCGEIDQQGISPRKEAMDLYSIKRPGYVQPFTWEGCVVKISDKIAFLGRDLEDARSYHIIDMACYRQLKEIVAGTLGFGPNKKHSDHTTSGVHRSGRAVNTTVLINDMIVDLCEKSSPETGISFSEPYYNFIRELKKFSFACIYNNWRLVEFKRYAQEILGCIYRMLMDGQIYAQKRRMEYHLRYTPTLCRTFIDWLIKYSNYDEAKKKILRYCTPNVFDIDDLESYEKCVIEFISGMTDQFAIGIFQEILSF
- a CDS encoding 5-formyltetrahydrofolate cyclo-ligase, producing MTKPELRKISRSSVAELSVFEKKEYSSKACSFFLQSELFSTSDIIFSYAATSSEIDPQLISRAALSKGKILAFPKTVPGTSDMDFYLAPQERKFESFFTEGAWGIKEPDCGCELFLPESESFKKICAHKKICVIVPGVAFSCGGTRLGHGKGFYDIYLERLLNAACLCGAEVFLVGMCFSCQLRDSVPAESHDAVMNFILSEKSFFSVG